The window AATTGAGGTAGAAATCTCATTCTCATTCATCATCAGCTTCTTCAGATGTGCCAAGTTTTTCATAAAACTAAGCACATGAGTAACACCTTCTGCcagaaaataatgtttgttATTGCTCAGGTCCAGAATTTCTAAAAGTTTTAGCTCTTGGAAAGCAGTTGAGTATAGCAAGTCAATCCTGTTGTTAGAAAAATCCAGATATTTCAATCCAGACAAGTAGTAGAATTCACTTCCATTTAAAGTTTGACTTATTGCATTACCTGACAAATTGAGGCATCTGAGGAAACTAAGAGCACGGAAGTCTGAGGggttaataaaaaatatgttgtttCTACTTAAATCCAGAGTTTCTCCGTATTTCAGGCAGTCTTCCTTAACTGAAGACTGGTAGGAAGCAGCCTCTTTGTCTTTGGACCTGCAACTTCGCCCATACTCATCATACCTGAAATAATGCATGTCTTGTAACACTTGCCTGTTGTATTGCTCTGCTGAAATCCTAGGATTAGAGTAAAAATCATAAAAGTTGCTTTCACCTGAAGAAGGAGAAATTTTATTCACTGAGAGGTCTATGAGTTTAAGAGCTGGGAATTGTTTGAACACTCTCAGGTCAGCAATTTTAATAAAGTTAGTCCCGAGATCTAACACTGTTAGATTTCTAAGTCTGAGCAATGGATCTAGatttccctctctcagttcttTAAAGACATAACCCCTGAGTCTCAGGGTTTCCaggtgggagagggaagaaaatgtcTTAGACAGATTCAAGGATGGAGAATACATCttcacttcaaaattaaaggacAGATCAAGCACTACAAGGCTGGGGATAAATTTCAAAAACTGAGCATCTCCAATCTCCTTTACAAGGAAATTTTGGGAGAGGTCAAGCTCTTTGAGATTCCTGATGTTTTCAAACCAGCTGCTGGGTACGCTCCGAAGAGAATTGCTATGAAGTCgcaaaattcttaaatttttCAAGGAATGAAAAGCCTTTGAATGTATTTCAATTGTGCCCTTGGGGCAGGGAATACAAGGATATGGGGCATTATAGCAACGTGGGCAATTACCACTTAGATCAAGAATTTCTAGGTTGTGAAGGGCACTTAAATCATGTTCTTGAATTACTTGAATCATGTTATTGTAAATATACAATTCCTTTAAACTAGATGACAAATTGGGTGGAATATGAGTTAAGTTGTTTGACTTCAGGGATAGTATTGTTAATTTTTTCAGCTCCAGAAAGGCTGttttttcaatttcaaatgaaacattGCATGGATTTCGGTAGTAACAGTTCTGTCCCAAATACAATACTTCTATGTTTCCTAGCCCTGACAAATTGGTCTTTTGGATAGAAAAGATACTATTTGCTTCCAGGCTCAGCAGACTTAGAGTAGGAGGAAGACCCTGGGGTATTTCCAACAGCTGGTTTGCATCCAAATACAATGACTTCAATCTTGTCAGGGCAGAAAAACTGCCATTCTCAATCTTTGGTGTCCTGACACACACATGATCTTTGGGTCCCATTCTGACAGGCACACAGTTGCATCTGAAGTCAATCTCCACGAGGTTTTCAAGATCAGCAAAAGATGTTGGATAGATATGGGGGATATGGTTAATATTCAGGGTAAGGTTGGTAGCGTTTTTGGGGATCCCTCTGGGGACTTCCATGAGACGCCGATCAGTGCAGTCCACTGTCACAGTACCTTCAGAGGTTTTAACATCACAGGGTAAACTTTTGGAAAACCAAGATCCTGACAGCAGTATCGGAAATAAGAAGAGCAAGACAAACGGCAATGCATTTGACATCTTTGCACAAGGTAcctaaaaataaggaaagaaggAGGTATTAATTTAATGCAATGAGAACATCTCATCAGCCATCATATCAGCCACGTACTGGGTCAGACCAAATATACAGCTAACCTGAAGTCCTGTCTTTCACAGTGGCGAGAAGTAGATGTGCAGTTGGGATTATAAGTTTGGGGAAAGCATATGTTAGTATTTTCTCAAATGCTTACTTCACTTTCTTATCACTAAATATTGTAGTGTTAACAAAAATATCACTCTCTAAATaatgaatcattaaaaaaaatctactgaaaaaagacaagacaggtGATTAAAGGCTATGACTCTgggaattttctcttttttttttaatggaaacaagCAGTGTTAAACATCCAGCAGATTGCCATTGTATAATAGCGTAAATAAGCAAAGTTAATTTTTTGAAGCACATGAAAggtagaaataaaatctatagTCACGTAAAAGCtagtttaaattttcaaaaccacACTGACTAACAGGCAAGTACCTAATTCAAATTTCACATTAACATAGGGattcttagaatcatagaaccattgaggttggaaaagacccttaagatcattgagtccaaccattaacctaacactgccaagtccaccacaaGACCATTTTCataagtgccacatctacaagtctttaaaataccttcagggatggtgactcaaccacctGCCTGGGCAGCAGGTTCCcatgactgacaaccctttcggtgaagaaatttttcctaatatccaatctaaacttcccctggcacaAACTGAGGGTGTTTCTTACCATCCTATCACATAtgacttgggagaagagaccaacacccacctggctacaacctcctttcaggtagttgtagagaacAATAAAGCCTCCCTTCAGCATCCTTTTCACCAGGCTAAACCCCGGTTCCTCATAAGTCATGCTGTCTAAgactcttcaccagctttgttgcccttctttggacacactccagcacctcaatgtccttcctgtagcgaggggcccaaaactgaacgcAGTACCggagatgtggcctcaccagtgctgagtacaggggcacaatcacttccctagttcTGCTAGCCACACTATTTCtcatacaagccaggatgctgttggccgccttggccacctgggcacactgctggcttatATTCAGGCAGCTGTCGACCAATGCACcaaggtccttttccactgggcagctttccagttGTTCTTCCCAA of the Grus americana isolate bGruAme1 chromosome 1, bGruAme1.mat, whole genome shotgun sequence genome contains:
- the TLR7 gene encoding toll-like receptor 7, whose translation is MVPCAKMSNALPFVLLFLFPILLSGSWFSKSLPCDVKTSEGTVTVDCTDRRLMEVPRGIPKNATNLTLNINHIPHIYPTSFADLENLVEIDFRCNCVPVRMGPKDHVCVRTPKIENGSFSALTRLKSLYLDANQLLEIPQGLPPTLSLLSLEANSIFSIQKTNLSGLGNIEVLYLGQNCYYRNPCNVSFEIEKTAFLELKKLTILSLKSNNLTHIPPNLSSSLKELYIYNNMIQVIQEHDLSALHNLEILDLSGNCPRCYNAPYPCIPCPKGTIEIHSKAFHSLKNLRILRLHSNSLRSVPSSWFENIRNLKELDLSQNFLVKEIGDAQFLKFIPSLVVLDLSFNFEVKMYSPSLNLSKTFSSLSHLETLRLRGYVFKELREGNLDPLLRLRNLTVLDLGTNFIKIADLRVFKQFPALKLIDLSVNKISPSSGESNFYDFYSNPRISAEQYNRQVLQDMHYFRYDEYGRSCRSKDKEAASYQSSVKEDCLKYGETLDLSRNNIFFINPSDFRALSFLRCLNLSGNAISQTLNGSEFYYLSGLKYLDFSNNRIDLLYSTAFQELKLLEILDLSNNKHYFLAEGVTHVLSFMKNLAHLKKLMMNENEISTSINTGMESQSLQILEFRGNRLDVLWMDGNARYLSFFKNLTSLEQLDISFNSLSFLPYGVFEAMPPELKILNLTNNRMKSFKWGSLHYLKKLVTLDLSNNLLANVPRELSNCSSTLQELMLRNNRIQRLTKHFLRDAFNLKYLDLSSNEIQIIKKSSFPENVINNLRMLLLHGNPFKCNCDAVWFVWWINQTQVTIPLLATDVTCAGPGAHKGRSVVFLDLYTCELDTSYLILYALSASIVLGFMVFTVMSHLYFWDVWYSYHYCTAKLKGYQRLSLPDACYDAFIAYDNEDPAVNEWVLKELVERLEDQKARQFNLCLEERDWLPGQPVFDNLSQSVQLSKKTVFVLTNKYIKSGSFKTIFYMAHQRLLDEKMDVIILIFLEKVLQKSRYVRLRKRLCKSSVLEWPANPRSQPYFWQCLKNAIATSNTLAYNKLLQETV